One Armatimonadota bacterium genomic window carries:
- a CDS encoding ABC transporter substrate-binding protein: protein MSTATDTIRIGHSPDSDDAFMFWGLASGAVKSKYKFEHILRDIQTLNEWAMEGRLESTAISVHAFAYVADKYALLRHGGSFGDSYGPMLVASEPTSVESLEEIVIAVPGKLTSAFLQLNLFFEDKFGSNANLKFEVVPFDEIIPAIQEGKYKVGLIIHEGQLTYSRDGLYLIADMGVWWKKKTGLPLPLGVNVVRKDLGPDAVVEVSRCMRESIDAGLGDRGYALDYALQFARGMDTETSDTFVGMYVNERTRDMGDEGVQAIKLLLSEGARIGLVPPVEVEVVD, encoded by the coding sequence GTGAGTACGGCAACCGACACGATCCGCATCGGGCATTCTCCCGATTCCGACGACGCTTTTATGTTTTGGGGGCTCGCCTCGGGCGCGGTCAAGAGCAAGTACAAATTCGAACACATCCTGCGGGACATTCAGACCCTGAACGAATGGGCGATGGAAGGACGCCTGGAGAGCACCGCCATCTCAGTTCATGCCTTTGCTTACGTCGCCGACAAGTACGCACTCCTCCGCCATGGCGGTTCGTTTGGCGACAGCTACGGGCCGATGCTGGTGGCGTCCGAGCCAACTTCGGTCGAAAGCCTCGAAGAGATCGTCATTGCCGTGCCGGGCAAGCTCACGTCCGCTTTCCTCCAACTCAACCTCTTTTTCGAAGACAAGTTTGGTTCCAACGCAAACCTCAAGTTCGAGGTCGTACCCTTTGACGAGATCATTCCCGCGATTCAGGAAGGGAAGTACAAAGTCGGCCTCATCATCCACGAAGGCCAGCTCACCTACTCGCGAGATGGCCTCTATCTGATCGCCGATATGGGCGTTTGGTGGAAGAAGAAGACCGGTTTGCCGCTTCCGCTGGGCGTGAATGTGGTCCGCAAGGACCTTGGGCCGGATGCGGTCGTCGAGGTCAGCCGATGTATGCGCGAGTCCATCGATGCCGGTCTGGGCGATCGTGGTTACGCGTTGGACTACGCGTTGCAGTTTGCCCGCGGAATGGATACCGAGACGAGCGACACCTTTGTCGGTATGTACGTGAATGAGCGCACGCGAGACATGGGCGACGAAGGCGTGCAAGCGATCAAGTTGCTGTTGAGCGAAGGTGCACGGATTGGTCTGGTGCCGCCGGTCGAAGTCGAAGTGGTTGACTGA
- a CDS encoding uracil-DNA glycosylase, which yields MSSQILTIQHDIPTCERCPRLRQWCRSVAADPPKRYRGETYWGKPVPPFGDPDAEFLIVGLAPAANGANRTGRMFTGDRSGDWLYRALHKAGVANQATSTSADDGLTLSNVVIVAVCHCAPPDNKPTNEEIQNCRPWLEGVVQSRTWTGVLCLGSIAWLQAHRAMSAKAPKFGHGAVSMVGSTRVVGSYHPSQQNTFTGRLTEPMLDVAVEKWLRG from the coding sequence GTGTCCTCGCAAATCCTCACGATCCAACACGATATTCCTACGTGCGAACGGTGTCCGCGCTTGCGCCAGTGGTGCCGTTCGGTGGCGGCGGACCCGCCAAAACGGTATCGAGGCGAGACGTATTGGGGCAAGCCGGTACCACCATTCGGTGATCCCGACGCAGAGTTTCTGATCGTCGGCCTTGCACCGGCGGCGAATGGCGCGAACCGTACCGGAAGAATGTTTACCGGAGACCGTTCGGGCGACTGGCTCTACCGCGCTCTCCACAAGGCGGGCGTTGCGAACCAAGCGACATCGACTTCGGCGGATGACGGTCTGACGCTCTCGAATGTGGTCATCGTGGCGGTTTGCCACTGCGCCCCGCCCGACAACAAGCCGACCAACGAGGAAATTCAAAACTGCCGCCCTTGGCTGGAAGGGGTGGTGCAAAGCCGGACCTGGACCGGGGTTCTCTGCCTTGGGAGCATCGCCTGGCTGCAGGCTCATCGGGCGATGAGCGCCAAAGCGCCAAAGTTCGGTCATGGCGCTGTTTCGATGGTTGGGTCGACGCGAGTGGTGGGAAGCTACCATCCGAGCCAACAGAACACCTTCACCGGCCGCCTGACGGAGCCAATGCTAGATGTTGCGGTTGAGAAGTGGCTTAGGGGTTAG
- the leuD gene encoding 3-isopropylmalate dehydratase small subunit encodes MSGFTTHTGKIAVLNEDQVDTDRIIPARFLSKVEKSGYGELLFNDVRKDGFILDTPEAKGASILVVGTNFGCGSSREHAVWAIQQGGFQCVIARKDPASPGFSDIFRGNAANCGLLLIELSPEDHQVIASQPTGSEATVDLPDQTVTVDGKVLKFDINEATKMALVEGLDLIGTTLRYQADIDAFEAQSKTYVPKPLETSHV; translated from the coding sequence GTGTCTGGCTTCACCACGCATACGGGCAAAATCGCCGTCCTGAACGAGGATCAGGTCGATACCGACCGAATAATCCCCGCTCGATTCCTATCGAAGGTTGAAAAGAGTGGCTACGGCGAGCTCCTCTTCAACGATGTGCGCAAAGATGGGTTCATACTTGACACGCCGGAAGCAAAGGGAGCATCGATCCTGGTGGTTGGGACTAACTTCGGTTGCGGGTCGTCTCGCGAGCATGCGGTTTGGGCCATCCAGCAAGGCGGCTTTCAGTGCGTGATCGCCCGAAAAGACCCGGCGTCACCAGGATTCTCCGACATTTTTCGCGGCAACGCCGCCAACTGCGGACTCCTTTTGATCGAGCTTTCGCCGGAAGACCACCAGGTCATCGCCTCCCAGCCGACCGGATCGGAGGCTACTGTCGATCTTCCCGACCAGACCGTGACGGTGGACGGAAAAGTGCTGAAATTCGACATCAATGAAGCCACGAAGATGGCTCTAGTCGAGGGCCTGGACCTGATCGGTACGACGCTTCGCTACCAAGCCGATATCGATGCCTTCGAGGCTCAGTCCAAGACCTATGTACCGAAGCCGTTGGAGACGAGCCATGTCTAA
- the trpE gene encoding anthranilate synthase component I translates to MLTPTLDDYRKLSAEGRAIAVYQDIRADIETPVSAYWKLAHDQTYSFLLESVTGGEQLARYSILGVTPKKVIRCKNGAGRIVEGSTETPMTLEAGQDPLDVLQKELEGTTPIPMPGLKHFLGGAVGMMAYDIVRYFEKLPDTCTDDLNVDDLAMMITDHVVVFDHVKNLIRVVVMADGTEAGYEGAKGKIQWVVDRLSQPLPPLPKGAVAEPILSANQTQEQFEDTVRKMKEYLRLGDGQQMVPSLRCMAEPATDPLSIYRALRSINPSPYMFLLQFGDFELIGASPEIMVSLHDGMARVRPIAGTRWRGQSEEEDQRLADELLADEKERAEHIMLVDLGRNDIGRVAKWGSVKVNDLMVIEKYSHVMHIVSDVTGELRDEFDTYDLIRATVPAGTVSGSPKVHAMELIDQLEPTRRGAYAGTVGVIGYDGNMDTCIALRTIFKRGNKAYVQAGCGVVYDSDPAYEYNEAKNKAKACLKAIEVANEGL, encoded by the coding sequence ATGCTCACACCCACGCTTGACGATTACCGGAAGCTTTCGGCGGAAGGGCGCGCGATTGCCGTCTATCAGGACATCCGCGCCGATATCGAAACCCCGGTGAGCGCCTACTGGAAGCTGGCCCACGACCAAACGTACAGCTTTCTGCTGGAGAGCGTGACCGGTGGCGAGCAGTTGGCTCGCTATTCGATCCTCGGCGTGACGCCGAAAAAAGTAATCCGATGCAAGAACGGTGCAGGCCGAATCGTCGAGGGTTCAACCGAGACCCCCATGACTCTGGAAGCTGGTCAAGACCCGCTGGACGTGTTGCAGAAGGAATTAGAAGGTACGACGCCGATCCCGATGCCGGGACTGAAGCATTTCTTGGGTGGCGCGGTCGGCATGATGGCGTACGATATCGTTCGGTATTTCGAGAAGCTTCCCGACACCTGCACGGACGATCTCAACGTCGACGATCTGGCGATGATGATCACCGATCACGTCGTCGTTTTCGACCACGTCAAGAACCTGATTCGCGTCGTCGTGATGGCCGATGGCACCGAAGCGGGCTACGAGGGGGCCAAGGGCAAAATTCAGTGGGTCGTCGATCGACTCTCGCAACCGTTGCCGCCGCTTCCTAAGGGCGCTGTCGCCGAACCGATCTTGTCCGCTAACCAGACTCAAGAGCAGTTTGAGGACACGGTGCGGAAGATGAAGGAATACCTGCGCCTCGGCGACGGCCAGCAGATGGTCCCTTCCCTTCGCTGCATGGCCGAACCGGCCACCGATCCGCTTTCGATTTATCGCGCTCTGCGGAGCATCAATCCGTCGCCGTACATGTTCCTCTTGCAGTTTGGCGATTTCGAACTGATCGGCGCGTCGCCCGAGATCATGGTCTCGCTTCACGACGGCATGGCCCGGGTCCGCCCCATCGCCGGAACTCGATGGCGCGGCCAATCGGAGGAGGAAGATCAGCGATTGGCTGACGAGCTACTGGCCGACGAAAAGGAGCGGGCCGAACACATCATGCTCGTCGATCTGGGTCGAAACGACATCGGACGAGTAGCCAAGTGGGGCTCGGTCAAGGTCAACGACCTCATGGTGATCGAGAAGTACAGCCACGTCATGCACATCGTCAGCGACGTGACCGGCGAGCTTCGCGACGAATTCGACACCTACGATCTCATCCGCGCGACCGTCCCGGCAGGAACCGTCAGCGGCTCGCCGAAAGTCCACGCGATGGAGTTGATCGACCAGCTAGAGCCAACTCGCCGTGGGGCCTATGCCGGAACCGTCGGCGTCATCGGCTACGACGGCAATATGGACACCTGTATCGCTCTGCGCACGATCTTTAAGCGAGGCAACAAGGCCTACGTGCAGGCAGGATGCGGCGTGGTGTATGACTCCGACCCGGCATACGAGTACAACGAAGCCAAGAATAAGGCCAAGGCTTGTCTGAAGGCGATCGAAGTCGCGAACGAAGGACTCTAG
- a CDS encoding tetratricopeptide repeat protein, whose amino-acid sequence MSDSYRAIADLFGTNLADESQPAGPIKQGRSADESDQLGKLSLEAGKYQEAIEHFKRAVEQRDPNDVSSRIDLAGALESSDQFPQAYRQYMKALNLKGDEVEPHAGLADLLKRHGKFRESLEYLRQGLEKDPNSAFLNFKMAETLRDAGAPRRALEYAVNAVVIKPDDPFFHYWIGDLHTVLGNYEEALQSLRAAVELSPGDDFYYLRCVVPFWNSGMRTEAIKAVRLASDLNPEKHLYHGILEELLRANGQDEEAELEVSRSSQMDRYDDDMLDRFLDELKF is encoded by the coding sequence ATGAGTGACAGCTACCGAGCCATCGCCGACCTGTTCGGCACGAATTTGGCCGACGAATCCCAGCCTGCGGGACCCATCAAGCAAGGACGAAGCGCCGACGAAAGCGACCAGTTAGGCAAGCTGAGCCTCGAAGCCGGGAAGTACCAGGAGGCGATCGAGCATTTTAAGCGCGCGGTGGAACAGCGCGACCCGAACGACGTGTCCTCGCGAATCGATTTGGCCGGCGCTCTGGAGTCCTCGGACCAGTTCCCACAGGCTTATCGCCAGTACATGAAGGCGCTAAACCTGAAGGGCGACGAGGTCGAACCCCACGCGGGTCTGGCCGACCTGCTGAAGCGGCATGGCAAGTTCCGTGAGTCTCTAGAGTACCTGCGTCAAGGTCTGGAGAAGGACCCGAACAGCGCATTTTTGAACTTCAAGATGGCTGAGACCCTGCGCGATGCGGGAGCACCGAGGCGAGCTTTGGAGTATGCCGTCAACGCAGTGGTCATCAAGCCGGACGATCCGTTCTTCCACTATTGGATTGGCGACCTCCACACCGTTCTGGGCAATTACGAGGAGGCTCTGCAGTCATTGCGCGCGGCCGTTGAGCTATCGCCCGGCGACGACTTTTACTATCTGCGCTGCGTAGTGCCGTTTTGGAATTCAGGGATGCGCACCGAGGCGATCAAGGCGGTTCGCTTAGCGAGCGATTTGAACCCGGAGAAGCACCTTTACCACGGGATTTTGGAAGAGTTACTGCGCGCCAACGGGCAGGATGAGGAAGCCGAATTGGAGGTCAGCCGGTCGAGCCAGATGGATCGCTACGACGACGACATGCTCGACCGTTTCCTCGATGAACTGAAGTTCTAG
- the glgP gene encoding alpha-glucan family phosphorylase has protein sequence MKNPKFSRAFEVVSELPEPLKPLKKLARNFLWSWNHEIRDLFRSIDKDVWDGSEHNTILFLNRVPKARWAQLTKDGLFMNRLKACEQILDNYLDQETWFQREFPDQEGKAQIAYFCFEFGITEGLPIYSGGLGVLAGDHLKTASDLGLPLVGLGLLYNRGYFRQQLTHDGWQQEIYPQYDFYQMPLQLMRDTNGDPIRVPIEFPDRVVTLQIWRADVGRIPLYLLDSNVLENAPNDQSITDSLYSGDEEMRIRQEIILGIGGMKALAALGISPTVCHMNEGHASFLAIERIRQYIERENCDFRVARAATVHGNVFTTHTPVPAGFDLFPPQLLEKYLSNMAEKVKLKFDDFIKLGRFEPENTGEAFNMAIFAMETANHVNGVAKLHGEVSRSMFARRWEEYPENEVPIDHVTNGIHTMTWVGRKMARLLDEFCGDGWRRNPSDPNNWKGVDKIPDNELWQVREDQRGALIRYVRRRLERDLARRHMRSRVDSAVINEVLDPRVLTIGFARRFASYKRGSLMISDPERIKSILYHKERPVQIVIAGKSHPRDDAGKKLIQDLFRYINDDGARTRMVFLEDYDMGVARMLVQGVDVWLNNPRRPNEASGTSGMKVVPNGGLNCSILDGWWDEGYDPSLGFVIGDRSMSPDAGHQDWLDSHSLYEVLENQVTPIFYHRVEQGVPLGWINMIRESLKHLGPFFSTDRMVQDYARKFYIPASDKYVDMSANGSARAKAGLEWRTRVQANWAQVKILDVTDNAKSSNLLGSPLTITAKVHLGVLSKDDVRVQAVTGKVGMNRELTDTQPVELEFEAYEDSIAIFKGDILCTHPGHQGYALRIVPKHEDLSIPAELNFVRWQ, from the coding sequence ATGAAGAATCCTAAGTTCTCGCGAGCGTTCGAAGTTGTTTCCGAGCTTCCAGAGCCGCTGAAGCCTCTGAAAAAACTGGCCAGAAATTTCCTCTGGTCTTGGAACCACGAAATTCGGGATTTGTTCCGCAGCATCGACAAAGACGTTTGGGACGGAAGCGAACATAACACGATCCTCTTTCTCAATCGCGTGCCGAAGGCACGTTGGGCGCAGTTGACCAAAGACGGACTGTTCATGAATCGCCTGAAGGCTTGCGAACAGATCCTCGACAACTATCTCGACCAAGAAACCTGGTTCCAGAGGGAGTTTCCCGATCAAGAAGGGAAGGCGCAGATCGCGTATTTCTGCTTCGAGTTCGGTATCACCGAAGGACTGCCGATCTACAGCGGCGGTTTGGGCGTTCTCGCTGGCGACCACCTGAAGACGGCGTCGGATCTCGGTCTGCCGCTGGTGGGCCTCGGATTGCTGTACAACCGCGGATACTTCCGCCAGCAATTAACGCACGACGGTTGGCAGCAGGAGATTTATCCGCAATACGATTTCTATCAGATGCCGCTGCAGTTGATGCGCGACACGAACGGAGACCCGATTCGGGTTCCGATCGAATTTCCCGACCGCGTGGTCACGCTCCAGATTTGGCGAGCCGACGTGGGGCGAATCCCCCTTTACCTTTTGGACAGTAACGTCCTCGAGAACGCGCCGAACGACCAAAGCATCACCGACTCGCTTTATTCGGGCGACGAGGAGATGCGCATCCGCCAGGAGATCATTCTGGGCATCGGCGGCATGAAGGCTCTGGCCGCCCTCGGAATTAGCCCGACGGTGTGCCATATGAACGAGGGGCATGCATCGTTCCTTGCCATCGAGCGAATCCGCCAGTACATCGAGCGCGAGAACTGCGACTTCCGCGTGGCGCGCGCCGCGACGGTCCACGGAAACGTCTTTACAACCCACACGCCAGTTCCCGCCGGATTCGACCTCTTCCCGCCTCAACTGCTGGAGAAGTACCTTTCGAATATGGCGGAGAAGGTGAAATTGAAGTTCGACGACTTCATCAAACTCGGCCGGTTTGAGCCGGAGAACACGGGCGAAGCGTTCAACATGGCGATTTTCGCGATGGAGACGGCCAACCACGTGAACGGCGTAGCCAAGCTCCACGGCGAGGTCTCGCGAAGCATGTTTGCCCGGCGATGGGAGGAATATCCTGAGAATGAAGTTCCCATCGACCACGTGACGAACGGCATCCATACGATGACCTGGGTCGGTCGAAAAATGGCTCGACTCCTCGATGAATTCTGCGGAGACGGATGGCGAAGAAACCCGAGCGATCCGAATAACTGGAAAGGCGTCGATAAGATTCCCGATAACGAGCTTTGGCAGGTCCGTGAGGACCAGCGAGGGGCGCTGATCCGCTACGTACGGCGCCGGCTTGAGCGGGATTTGGCCCGCCGCCACATGCGGAGCCGTGTGGACAGCGCGGTGATCAACGAAGTTCTCGATCCTCGTGTCTTGACGATTGGTTTTGCCCGTCGGTTTGCGTCGTATAAGCGAGGCTCGCTGATGATTTCCGATCCCGAGCGCATCAAGTCGATTCTGTATCACAAGGAGCGACCCGTTCAGATCGTGATCGCCGGTAAGTCCCACCCACGAGATGATGCGGGAAAGAAGCTGATCCAGGACCTTTTCCGCTACATTAACGACGATGGGGCGCGAACCCGGATGGTCTTCTTGGAGGACTACGACATGGGTGTGGCTCGCATGCTCGTTCAGGGCGTCGACGTGTGGCTGAACAACCCGCGCCGACCCAACGAGGCGTCGGGCACGAGCGGCATGAAGGTCGTACCGAACGGCGGTCTCAACTGTTCGATTCTCGACGGTTGGTGGGATGAGGGTTATGACCCGTCACTTGGCTTCGTCATCGGCGACCGCTCGATGAGCCCGGACGCCGGACACCAGGACTGGCTGGACTCGCACTCGCTCTACGAAGTCTTGGAGAACCAGGTCACGCCGATCTTCTACCACCGTGTGGAACAGGGCGTGCCGCTTGGGTGGATCAACATGATACGCGAAAGCCTGAAGCATCTCGGACCGTTTTTCTCGACTGACCGAATGGTCCAGGACTACGCTCGTAAGTTCTATATCCCGGCTTCGGACAAGTACGTAGACATGAGCGCTAACGGCTCGGCACGAGCCAAGGCTGGGCTTGAATGGCGAACCCGAGTTCAGGCGAACTGGGCACAGGTGAAAATCCTCGACGTGACGGATAACGCGAAGTCATCGAACCTGCTGGGCAGTCCGCTGACGATCACCGCGAAGGTGCATCTTGGCGTGTTGTCGAAGGACGACGTTCGGGTCCAGGCCGTGACTGGTAAGGTCGGCATGAACCGCGAACTGACGGACACTCAACCGGTCGAGTTGGAATTTGAAGCTTATGAGGATTCGATTGCGATCTTCAAGGGTGATATTCTGTGCACTCATCCGGGCCACCAGGGCTATGCGCTTCGGATTGTGCCAAAGCACGAAGACCTCTCGATTCCAGCAGAACTCAACTTTGTGCGGTGGCAATAA
- a CDS encoding ATP-binding cassette domain-containing protein, whose translation MLEIKGINVFYGAIQALQDVTLHVNPGEIVAIIGSNGAGKSTLLRTISGLLRARSGSISYNGVEITNAQPHEIVKMGLGQAPEGRRIFTNMSVQENLQLGAYLRKDTVKIAQDMEAVLNRFPRLRERFKQSAGTLSGGEQQMLAISRALMSNPEILLLDEPSLGLAPFLITEIFNIVKDLNKDGRTVLIVEQNANRALEIADRAYVLETGVMVLEGTGKELLVDPKVKEAYLGG comes from the coding sequence ATGTTAGAGATCAAAGGTATCAACGTTTTCTATGGCGCGATCCAGGCCCTGCAAGATGTAACCCTCCACGTCAACCCTGGCGAAATCGTTGCGATCATCGGCTCTAACGGGGCTGGAAAGTCCACTTTGCTTAGGACGATCAGCGGCCTTCTCCGCGCCCGATCGGGCAGTATCAGCTATAACGGCGTGGAAATTACGAACGCCCAACCGCACGAAATCGTCAAGATGGGGCTTGGCCAAGCGCCGGAGGGTCGCCGCATCTTTACCAACATGTCGGTGCAGGAAAATCTTCAGCTGGGCGCTTACCTCCGCAAGGACACCGTCAAGATCGCCCAGGACATGGAAGCCGTCCTCAACCGATTCCCTCGCCTGCGAGAGCGATTCAAGCAAAGCGCCGGAACCCTCAGTGGCGGCGAACAGCAGATGCTCGCCATTTCCCGCGCGCTGATGTCGAACCCCGAGATTCTCTTGCTGGACGAGCCGTCCCTCGGTCTCGCACCGTTCCTCATTACCGAAATCTTCAATATCGTCAAAGACCTCAACAAGGATGGGCGAACCGTGCTCATCGTCGAGCAAAACGCCAACCGCGCCCTGGAAATCGCCGATCGCGCCTACGTTTTGGAAACTGGGGTCATGGTTCTGGAAGGCACTGGCAAGGAACTTCTCGTCGACCCGAAGGTCAAGGAAGCATATCTGGGGGGCTAA
- the rimI gene encoding ribosomal-protein-alanine N-acetyltransferase, whose translation MLATLRFVPLDKSHIPRILEIEHVTHSAPWSQKSFENELEHKYGVFLVGLVDGDVGAYGGVWILVDEAHVTNVVVCEHLRNQGIGRKLMIELLTRAREKGAVCATLEVRASNVGAIHLYETLGFVQSTVRNKYYPDNQEDAVVMMLNDLLSWKPGA comes from the coding sequence ATGCTCGCGACGCTTCGCTTCGTACCGCTGGACAAATCCCACATTCCGAGAATCCTTGAGATCGAGCACGTTACCCACAGCGCGCCGTGGTCCCAAAAGAGTTTCGAAAACGAACTTGAACACAAGTACGGCGTCTTCCTGGTCGGTTTGGTGGACGGCGACGTCGGCGCTTACGGCGGCGTCTGGATTCTGGTCGACGAAGCCCACGTGACCAACGTCGTCGTGTGCGAGCACCTTCGCAACCAAGGCATCGGACGAAAGCTCATGATCGAACTGCTCACCCGCGCTCGCGAGAAAGGCGCTGTCTGCGCGACCCTCGAAGTCCGAGCTTCGAACGTCGGCGCAATCCACCTCTACGAAACGCTCGGCTTCGTCCAATCGACCGTCCGCAACAAGTACTACCCCGACAACCAGGAGGATGCCGTCGTCATGATGCTCAACGACCTTCTCTCGTGGAAGCCGGGAGCCTGA
- the tsaD gene encoding tRNA (adenosine(37)-N6)-threonylcarbamoyltransferase complex transferase subunit TsaD, whose protein sequence is MTLFEGPILAIETSCDETSAAVLRGSSVLSNVVSSQIAMHEQWGGIVPEAAARAHIESILPVIESALDEAQIAMDAIRAIAVTNRPGLVGALSVGVTAAKSLAYALRIPILGVDHLEGHLLACLANDEPLAFPMASLLVSGGHSELVLIRGLGDYQLIGHTRDDAAGEAFDKGARLLGLGYPGGRRVSELAIQGNPKRYSLPRGLAKERYDLSFSGLKTAMLRLVEAEGEAISVPDACASLQAAICDSLIAKLSNAVEDFSPKSIGLCGGVAANGELRSQVLDLGNRYGLPVLIPAGDLCTDNAAMIGLVAAFRLERGEQSSMDLDVQPNSELFR, encoded by the coding sequence ATGACCCTTTTCGAAGGCCCGATCCTCGCCATCGAGACCAGTTGCGACGAAACCTCCGCCGCAGTGCTTCGGGGTAGTTCGGTCCTCAGCAACGTCGTCAGTTCCCAAATCGCCATGCACGAGCAATGGGGCGGAATCGTCCCCGAGGCAGCGGCTAGAGCCCATATCGAATCGATCCTTCCGGTGATTGAATCTGCTTTGGATGAGGCTCAGATTGCTATGGATGCGATTCGGGCCATTGCCGTCACGAATCGACCCGGTTTGGTCGGCGCTCTTTCGGTGGGAGTGACGGCCGCAAAATCCCTCGCCTATGCGCTCCGCATCCCCATTCTTGGCGTGGACCATTTGGAAGGGCATCTGCTGGCGTGCCTGGCCAATGACGAGCCGCTCGCTTTTCCGATGGCCTCGCTTCTGGTCTCAGGAGGGCACTCGGAATTGGTGCTGATTCGAGGGTTAGGCGACTACCAACTCATCGGCCACACAAGAGACGATGCGGCGGGCGAGGCGTTCGATAAAGGGGCTCGCCTGCTTGGACTTGGATACCCGGGTGGACGGAGGGTCTCCGAACTGGCGATCCAAGGGAACCCCAAACGTTATTCCTTGCCCCGAGGCCTCGCCAAGGAGCGCTACGATCTCAGCTTTAGCGGCCTCAAGACCGCCATGCTTCGCCTGGTCGAAGCCGAAGGAGAGGCAATTTCCGTTCCCGACGCCTGCGCGTCCCTGCAAGCCGCCATCTGCGACTCCCTCATCGCCAAGCTCTCGAACGCGGTCGAAGACTTTTCGCCCAAGTCCATCGGACTTTGCGGCGGCGTCGCCGCCAATGGCGAGCTGCGAAGCCAGGTGCTTGATCTTGGCAATCGCTACGGCCTCCCGGTCCTCATCCCGGCTGGCGATCTCTGCACCGATAACGCCGCGATGATTGGCCTGGTCGCCGCCTTTCGGCTCGAAAGAGGCGAGCAAAGCTCGATGGACCTCGACGTTCAGCCGAACTCCGAACTCTTCCGCTAG